The genome window GATTAAAAGTGTTCAAGTATTTGTCTCATCAACTCAACTCAGGAATCATTTTTCTACctattttgtatgtatatatgtgtttggGTTGAAATAGCATGTAACTGGGTTATTTTAAGCATGTTGCTTAAGTTAacattttggtatatttgataCTTAGGCTACAAGATTTATAAAGGTGAACTTCATCCCTAGAGTAGTAGATAAATATGCTTAGTTTATATGAGTTTGAATATGTAAATTAGTTGGTTAATTGATGATGAATTGATTGTTATGATTTGATGATGTTTGGTTGTGTTTACATGTGCTAAGTTGAGGGTCTTACATTGAGGTAAGGTTTAGGTGTGTTTAAGGTGCATTTTGGTATGGTTTGGATACTTGAAAATGTGCATTTAGGGTCCTTTTAGCATTGAGTCTCGAGACAACATGAACATGTCTCAAGACcataagaacaaaatttatcttattgttCAACCTATATGCTTAATGTCTCGAGACTTGTCAAGCTAGTCTCGAGACAATCCCatttatgtctcgagacaagtAATTTTTGTCTCGAGATAAGAAAACATCGAAGCTAAATTAGTTTTGCCTTATTCCAGGTCTCAAGACAGGAATCCCTTATCTCGAGGCATTCAAACATTGAAGCTAAATTAAGAAAACAGGGGAGGTTGGTCTTGAGACATAAGGGACCTTGCCTCGAGACACGATTTTTAGTGTTTCGAGACATGTTAACATCGAAgctaaaatttatcaaaaataaaataagtctTATATTGAGACATGAAGTTCCCTATCTCAAGACACAACACTGAAATTGATAATCGAGTTTGGATTCAAGTCCTACCTCTAAATTTGACCATGCATAATTTcgtaaaattatgaatttgattcTTAACATTATGACTATATAATTGTGATTATGATTGgtatttaaattgatttgaataataattatgaattaaattttgtgattatGTAATGAGATAGCTTGAGTTGTTTCAGCAACATAATATAACATCATATTTGGATCCAAAAATCGTGTCAGGTGTGGGGTGTTACAGCTTAACCCTAGTACATACTCCTTGTCATTCCCATGCCAAATAATCATTatctcatttttctttgtttgatcAAACTTCACTTTAGTCCCTACACTTTTTCAACTCGTTCAATgtagtccttttttttttcaatatttcaaGTTCTCACTCATACTCCatacaaaatttgaattaacTCAATAGgaatatttacttaataactcttttttaattttcattgtcTACTCTCCCAAAATAGTACtatgaatcaaaattttggGGGCATTGCATAAATGGCTTGAGGTTGTCCCACTTATTTCCTTTTGTACTCGAGACCTTCCCCCAATGGAAACGATGTGATGTGTCAGCGAGTATTAGCGTAATAATGAATGGGCCATTCAACAACTAGTATTCTGGTTGCATGAAGATGTTTTAAAACTCTTGGAGAAGTCATCCCGTCTTATACAGTCCTTATCTTGTTGAATATATTTGGGGCATGTCATCTAATGGCGTATTCACGCTTAAATCGGGCTATGAGGTTCTTATTGACAATGATAGTACCCACTACCAACTTGCTAAGCTTATTTGGAAGCTTCCATGCCAACCTAAGATCCAATATTTTTCTTTGGTTGCCTTGAAGAGGATAGGctcatgaaaaatgaaaaccaCAAGCTTCAACAGTTAGCGACTGGTGAGAGGTGTTGCATTTGTTGTGCAACTGTGGAAAATGTTTTGCACGTCCTACGTGATTGTCATACGGCTAGGGAGGTTTGGAATATTTTGCTTGGAGATTCCTCGAATAGTGAATTTTTCTTGACCGATTGTACAGATTGGTTACTTACTAATAATTTGGTTGTGCTTAGAAAGATGAAGCTGAGGGTATGAGATTGGTCGCCACTTTTCTCCTATGTCTACCGGCGTATTTGGAAATGGCGGAATAAGTGTCGGTTTTCTGCGAAGGTCGGACCTATTTGTGTGAAAACTGTTAGTATTTATCATGGTTTGCATGAATTGGACGAGGTTGTTAACATTCTcacatgaataaaaaatatgaaattctctTAGGGTGGGAGAAGCTGACTATTCAGGTTGTTAAACTGAACACTGATGGCATATTCAAGAGGGAATTGCCGATGCAATAGGGGGTTCTTAAGGATACCTTCACTCATTGGCTTGGTGGTTTCCAAGTGGTGGCAAACGCTCCATTGATTTTGCTAAACTTTGGGGACTTTTTGAAGGGCTTCATATGACTTGGGTGATGGAGTATAGGGATGTGATTGTTGAAACTGATTCTCTAACATCAGTTAGTATGATCAGGAATGGTGTTGGTGAGAAGCATTCCCTGTACTTGTCTCAGTTATAAGAGAATTAATGCGACGTGATTGGAGGTGTGAGATGTGTTTTGTCCCTCGGCAAAAGAACTTCGTGGCTAACTAGATGGCGAGGGCGAGCTTACAAATCATGAAGAGAACACCTTTCTTTGATCATCACCCCCAAGGTGTTATGCAACTGATGAAGGCTGATACGGGAGGCATTGTTTTTCCAAGAATAGCTCACACTATCTAAATTCTAGTATTGTTGCCCTCTTTGTATTCATTTTTCCATTTCCTTCCTCTTTCTCTCACATTtccttgaaataaaaaaaatcccaaaaacacgACTTACATTCTCAAAGCTAAACTTCTACCGTGCTTTGTGTATCTTCCCTTTAATAGATATTAGAATATAGGGCAAACTGTATCCAAGTTCACTAaaatattagtaagtttatgttttaatcactcaacagttttttcataaaacagttttaaatatcataaatttgtaaactaaaatccaaataattttcttcttcaatcttcgacactagcCATCAGACTAATTTGGATTTAAGCTATGTTTTTGTACTCGTCGATGAGTACTAATCCACAGTTTCGATCATTGAATCGTCGCTCGAAATTCACTAGccaaacttaataataataataataataataataataataaccttaACAGTCTAGTGACTCAAAAAATAACTTTCATATaactcaatgacttaaatgaaaattttcaaataattcaatgatcattttgtattttttgaagttgtgtggccaaaatataaacttattaataatttaatgaccttGAGTGTAAATTACCCTAAACTTTATGATGATTACAAATACATTTTcgtaaattaaatcattttatttaattatttatacttttaaatattattatataattagatTAATGTTTTtcgaattataaattataatttttcagaTTGTTGATCAAATTGGTATTCaactaaaatcatattaaatcattttgATGTCGCACTCACGTAGTTACAAGTTTGAATTTTCTTGATCTGGAGTTTGattgaaataggaaattttggaactcaaattttcttgaaatcatattattacttaaataaagtCCAACAAGATTTATAGGTGAAATCTATTTTGCCAActataatatgattaataaaCTTCAAGCTGATagttttgattaataaaatcattggttattttcttttgtaaccCGTTGGGGTAATAATGTTGAAAactgtcttagccgtgtgtggcTTAGAGTGGGAGAATAGTCTTACATTTGAGCTGAATCACTCACCTTTAATTATGGTCTTAATTAATGATACTTGAAGTTACGATTCATGACATTTTgctctaaaaatatatatataatatgattagAAAGATTGCCAAGGATAACAAAAGAAAGACTAAAACTCAACTGCGGTAGAACTCCAACTACAGTAAACCGGCCATGATCAAAGAGAATGATCTACTATataaactaaacaaataaaCGATTCTGATCAATCCTCAGGCACCCCTTCTTCACCAAAGATCATTGCCAGTGCCAGAGATTCTGATTTTTCCCTTATTCTTTCTCCTTCAACACTCTTTGTCAAATATGGTCTCCTTTCCTCTATGTATTGATCCGGACTGAAAAACAAATGTGGGTAGGAAGCAGTAAGAAAAAAGATGGGACCAACCCAATCGGTGAAGATTTCTTCTTacatttgcaaaaaaaaaaaaaaaaaaaaatcaattttgatagATATAAAAAGGCTTCTTCAAAGTGTTCTTTGTTTCAAGAAAGAACAAAATCTAATTTCAAGATATTATTACAGTGagttttgaacaaaaaaaataaaaataaatagaaacaaatgattGCGGTCAGTGTTTGGTCTTGCATTTTTTATCTCGAAGGACCCCAGTTGGGGGGCTGGACAGCATTATGCCACATTGACCGTGCAACCAATACGAATATTTCAAGAAACTTCCGAGATTGGATCGCGCTCGAAACATCCCCTTCACTGTAAAAATGACTCGGTTGTTCTGGATCTGCTTTTGGAGCAGCATGCTTTCTTTCATCGACAACTTAACCTGACTGCTCACCATGTGGATATTTGCAAATATGGACTGACCCCTTGTTGCCGAGAATGGTTCTATGTATTGGGTGGCAATCAGGGTATTCTCGAAGTAAAGATCCAGGTACAAGTAACTGAAATCCACGCTTACTTTCTTGTTTGGATTTGTGAAGTTAGCCAGCACTGTAAGATCAGCATTCAGCAGGTAACCCATGTCCAGGTAAGCTGCATTCCAGGTCACGCTAATCACATCAAAATGTGGGCTACGTGGTCGAAAGACGAGATAGACTATAAGCACGATTATGCCTCCTATTATAATGACTAGCCAAAATATTATACAGAAAACTGCCCCAAACCATGTATGTGGTTTGGTTCGACGGTCTTGTGGAAGACGAGAGTGGGGGCGTAGCTCTTGGGGTTGTCGATCATGGTGCAGTGGTGTCATTGTTACTGGACTAGGATGGTGTTCCGGCTGTGGTCTTACCAATGACGCTTCAGGATGTTGGTCTTGAAGCTGTGGTTGCATCCCAACTTCCTTACGTGGCCgacttttctctttctttggCGCTGGAACTTGAGTCTTTGAGGTTGGCGGAACCCACATTTCAAGCGGCTGCCGCTGTTGGCCTTGACGAGGTTGAGATTGAGGTTGAGATTGGTCCTCATGATGTACTGGTGGCACCCATACATGCAATGGCAAGTGAGGTTGGCCTTCATGAGGTGGTTGCGGCGGAGATGGACCAAGCGGCCGCGGATGTTCCTCCTGAGATTGTCTTGGCTGAGGCTGTCGGGCATGACGACCACGTGACGGCATACGGTGGGCATGATCTCGCCGCGGCAACAAAGTAGATGGTAGATACTGACGTTGCTCCTCTGTTAGTTCTTCAGGATCAACAAAATGTGGGTTAGTTTCAGGGTGATGATGAGCCATTGCagttgtgtattatgaaagATAAGACCAGGAAGTGGAAGTCGGGAGCAAAGGGAAAATACGAGTTGATGATGCGAAAGGGGATGACTTGAAGGGAAATTCATGTAGGAGAAGGATTCATGTAAAGGCAAAGAATCAAACATAAACCAAGTATCGGAGGCAAGTAATCATTCTTGATtcctttttgtattttattttaacttttttctaaAACGAACTACTAAGGGTAGGGGCAGCTTAGGCTAAAACTATTCGTTTCTATTTTCACCCTTTTTGGCTTTCTTAAGTAAGGCATTTGTATTGTGGTGCAAAATGGTCCAGCAGGACCACTATTTGCCTAAATGTCAGATTGCCGTTCTTTTTACCAAGCCAAAAATTAGATTTTGGGCAATGGCAACACTTTTTATGTTGGCCATCTTTTTGATTCGTGGTTAGAAGCTCCAGTTAAACTCAACCTGCAATACCTTTTCAACTTCCAACCCGTCCCAAACAAGGGAAACAACACAGAAAAGCTTAAAAACGAGCTAACTTGCGTTTcctttatttataagttttcagTCCTTTGCTTCTGTTCTTTTCAAGGCACCTGCagtttttctttcttgattttCGATATGGAAAGCAGTATATTAATTCAAAAGTAAAGCCTTCATCTATTcataaattcttaataattctACATCGGACTCATTATTAAGGATGCAGAGTGTACAAATTTAGATGGTAGAAACAGATTTCTAGCAAAAAAAAGGTTTTCCTAAGCTCACTCTTACATTGCTGTTTTTTATGATGTGGGGTCATTATCTGCAGTTGGTGCTAAAACTTGAAAGATTCTCTCAAGTGGCTGAAAACAATTGGTAAATGTTACAAGTTAACAACCTTTACGACATGTTTAGCACATTGAAGATGCAATTTTGATCTATGAATTTGACAAGATCAGAGCTTTCTTTAACTCGTCGACTGTCAAACATCACCTGACTCAAATATCTAAGTTCATTCCTTTTGGAGACCTGGACAAAGATGGTGTCAACTTTAGGTTCAACGGAAGATCCATTTTAAATTTCTCTGTTGAATTATAGTAATTCCATACTTCTACGCATTAGAAAACTATGAAAGAACAGagaagaataattaaaaaaaaggaaggggGGGCTTCCCATCAGTGCACTGAATGTAAGAGATACCTTATCAGAATTGTCAGCTCATTTGTAGGCTCTCATTTCAATTGAAAACTGACAAATCCTTGATGTATCTGAAAACAGACCAAGGCCCAGTGGATATGCTGTAAAACAGAACTGTAAgcatcattaataaaaaaattcttcatAACTACAACATGTTACCAAAATAATGCAGGAAAAGAAAACGTGAAAATTTACGTTCTAATAATACCTGGAACTGACAGGATGATAAAAACAATCAGGTTATATTGTCGTGTCTTGTAAAGTTTGACAGTTTAGTTATCTCTTCAACTAGGGGGGAGAACATCTTAAATCCCGGACTCATTTGATCATGATCAACTCTTGATAACTCATTTTACTCAAGGTGCAGTTACAGATATAACATTTGATTTTTCCTGGATTATGACATACTGCTCTATTAGAGTTGTCAACAAGTAAAGAGGGGGAAAGAAGGCAAGATCCTTTGACATTGAAAACATCTTTTATGTCAAACGTGAAATAGGATTATCGTATGCATTCATACGCTAAGGATATAACTACCTAATTTACAAGATATAAGATGTAATATATCATTCTTTTCAGAAAGGATgatgattgaataaaattaaagaacttACCATAAAACATGAAGCCTACTCCACTTATCCATATCCTCGAAAGAAAACAGCAAATGGTTAATATGTAGAACCACCAGAGCAAGACATGGATTCCAACTGAAGCCAAGAGGAAAAAAAAGGCCAGGAGGAACATAGATATGTGATATAGTTATTTGACTCATGTAGAGAAAGTATTTatcaacttcagagagatgtaACATATAATTTTGAGCTAAAAGGTTTTGGAAGCATTCAGCCCAATTTCAAGGCTAGCATAACACATTTTTCAATGGCAATACACGCGCACACAGAAAGATATTGGCTGGTTAAATGAGCCCATAGAAGAGAGTATCAAACAGAAATTTGTACCAAGGCCAAAGCCTACACTCATATTGATGCTACAACATGCTCTTACACTATAAATTACTGATGATCTTTCAAATATTGGGGCCTTCCCCATTGGTAGGCTGCATACCCTATTTCCTAACAGTTATccttttacatgtaaaaaatTGCCTGCTAGTACACAATTCAACAGTGTATATTCAAGAAAGCAAACAGCTCAAACCTGAGATTTATATTTGCTGAGTCTGTGGGAAGGGAAAATAGAGGCAAGAATAGGCAAACAGCAGCCTTGACCAAAAAAATCCATCCATATGGCTATTCAACACCAATACCTACTAATTCCCCTGAAAAgacaattttattgttaaatgaggCATTATCGGTTGCttaagagaaaacaaaagagcaattaaaattgcaaaataatcAACCTTGTATTTAATACTCTGCCAACcagataaataataattcattatacaGATGCAAAAACCGTGAAATAACAATATACAAGCACTGGATTAGTTGGATGAACATTACATGCAACATAACAAAATGTAGCAACATGGTGGCTAATAACAATAATGCCACAATGTAACTTCCATTGTATGTGTCATACCAATGCAACAGATTTAACTTATACGTCAACTGTAAACACTACCTGCAATGCAATATCAAAAGTCCTCTTGCTACTTgatattatgtcaatttttgAAGTGCCAGTAAGCTAGTTTCTAAGTTTATGGAAGTGTGGCAAACAAAACTATAGTAGAATTGGAATCAGCTTTCAGCAGAATGACATGAACGAAAGCATTGCCCAGTGCTAGTATTGTCCAAAGGATCATTCACACCATGCATTGCTCTTAGAAAAAACAACCAAGTACTGTCAAAG of Gossypium raimondii isolate GPD5lz chromosome 3, ASM2569854v1, whole genome shotgun sequence contains these proteins:
- the LOC105794594 gene encoding NDR1/HIN1-like protein 6, yielding MPSRGRHARQPQPRQSQEEHPRPLGPSPPQPPHEGQPHLPLHVWVPPVHHEDQSQPQSQPRQGQQRQPLEMWVPPTSKTQVPAPKKEKSRPRKEVGMQPQLQDQHPEASLVRPQPEHHPSPVTMTPLHHDRQPQELRPHSRLPQDRRTKPHTWFGAVFCIIFWLVIIIGGIIVLIVYLVFRPRSPHFDVISVTWNAAYLDMGYLLNADLTVLANFTNPNKKVSVDFSYLYLDLYFENTLIATQYIEPFSATRGQSIFANIHMVSSQVKLSMKESMLLQKQIQNNRVIFTVKGMFRARSNLGSFLKYSYWLHGQCGIMLSSPPTGVLRDKKCKTKH